Part of the Leifsonia soli genome is shown below.
GCTGACGCCCCCTCCGTGGCCGCCGCCACAGCATGGTGATGCCGGGGAGTTCCTCCAAGGGAGTGCTCGGCCTGCAAGATCGCATCGGACACCAGCCGGCTCGCGTGCTCGTTCTCCAGCCGATAGAACACGCGCTGCCCGTCCTGCCGGGTCGCCACGATACGCGCCAGCCGCAGCTTCGCCAGATGCTGAGACACCGCCGACGGCTGCTTGTCGAGAATGTCGGCCAAGTGGTTCACCGACAGCTCGCCCGCATCCTTCAACGCCAGGACGATCCGCACCCGCGTCGCATCCGCCAGCATCGCGAAGACCTCCACCGCCAGCTCGACGAACTGGCTATCGGGAAGGCGCCCACATATCGGCTTGTCTGCATCCATACGCAGATAATACGCGCGCGGCCAACGGCAACGAGGAGAGCACGGGGCGCGCACTCATGCGCTCGTGTCGCTATTGCGGGTGTCGGTCGCCACGCCACCACAGGGCAACCCAGAAGCCGCACCGTCTGCAGATGCGAGCGCTGCCGCCTTCCAGCGAGTGAACTCTGCTTCTGGGCAGCTCGCGTCCACAGCAAGAGCACACCACCAAGGCGTCATCATTCATGGGTCGAGATCGCCTGCACCAGCTGATCGACCGTCGGGAGCCCTGCGACGCCCTCCGGGGTGAAATAGATCCGGCACGCGAGATCGGTTGTTCGCGCTCCGTTCGGAAACAGATCCGCCCCGTCCGCGGTAATCGTCGGTGAACCCGCGAATGCGACCGCCGCCGCCTCCAGCGGAGTCTGAAGAAGCCGAAAAGCAACGGCCGTCGTCGTGTCACCGAGTCGATCGAGGGCGTCGCGGACGCGCTCACCCGCCTGCTCCCAGTTCGGGCACTCCTCGATATGCAGTACCTCGATCCTCATGCAACCATCCTCCGTCATTCAGGGCGCTCGAGCATCGTTGATTCATTGCAGGATGGCCCGAATCGGGCTAGATCGAGCCGGTTGTGGCGTCACAAGCAGCGCTCGTGACGCCACCTCATCACGCCGATTTGACCGGTACCGGCACCGCCACTGACGTGCCGGCCACCCAGGTGCGGTAGCCCCCGTCGAGGTTGACGACGTCGAAACCGTGCTGGTCGAGGATGCGCGCGGCGGTGTGACCGCGCTGGCCCACCTGGCAGTGCACCACGATCGGGCCGGCCGGCAGCTCGCCCAGCATCCTTCTGCCCGACAGCCCGCACCACGAAACCGTCCGCACGCTCCAACACCGCGGACTCACCGTCGACGCCTGCCGGAACACTCTCCGAAGCGAACACATCGACGCCGAGCAACTTGTGGCCGACACCGTCATTGTTCCCTCCGGCATCGCTCACCTCGTGATCCGTCAACGCGAAGGCTGGGCGTACCTACGGCCGTGATGGCGGCGGGCATGCGCCCTCGGGTCATCTCGTAAGGTAAGTCCGATGGAGAACACGACAGCGCGTCTATTCCGCGCCCTGATGGGGCTTGTCATCTGCGTAGTGGGCGCTGGAATCGCTGTCATCGCGATCATCCTCACCGTCGAGTACGCCTGGGGATGGATCTTCCTCATTGGGCCAGTCGCGCTTGTTCTTGCGGCACTCTCCACTCGGTGGGGAACTCGCCTGATTTCCCACTAGGGCGAAGCACACCGAACCGAACCAGAGCAGGAGGCCGAGCGGCTCTGCGAATCCGACATCGTGAGCACAATGCGCTGCGCTGCACGCACAGCCGCCCAATCTTCCCTGGCCAGCGATACGAGAACGTCGAAGTCGAATAACCCTGCCGGCCAAGACATTGACACCGTCCACCGACCATGACCTCATCCGAGGAGGAGTCAGCGGCCTGATCAACTCGTTCACCATCCAGATTGGACAGGGCTCGATCGGACGCCTTCGGCGTGCTGACTTCCTTACTCTTCTCTCCGATCCGGCAGCCGACCATAGCAAGCTCCGGCAGCTCCAGGCCCGGTCGTCGCTATTTGCAGACTCCGCTCGCTGCGCTCACTCCGCTTAGCAACCGCTGCCTCCGGGCATTCCGCTGCCTCCACCCGCTATCGATCTTTGTGCCGGAACGGCCAGAAGAACGATGAGGGAGTTCGAGATCATGAGCGGCAAAGTCATCATCCGGAGCGCGAAGGCGCGACAGGTAGAAGCGGAGGCACTTCACGCGTCGATCGTGGAGCAGGTCCAACAACTCGCCGACAGCGGCCAGTGGCGGGCGTTCCTCGAGTTCGCCCGCTCCTTCCACAA
Proteins encoded:
- a CDS encoding ArsR/SmtB family transcription factor, which encodes MDADKPICGRLPDSQFVELAVEVFAMLADATRVRIVLALKDAGELSVNHLADILDKQPSAVSQHLAKLRLARIVATRQDGQRVFYRLENEHASRLVSDAILQAEHSLGGTPRHHHAVAAATEGASA